A single window of Mustela erminea isolate mMusErm1 chromosome 4, mMusErm1.Pri, whole genome shotgun sequence DNA harbors:
- the VARS2 gene encoding valine--tRNA ligase, mitochondrial isoform X4 — MPWHRMCGDQVLWVPGSDHAGIATQAVVEKQLWKERGVRRHELSREEFLREVWKWKEEKGGEISEQLQALGASLDWDRECFTMDAGFSVAVTEAFVRLYEAGLLYRGQQLVNWSCALRSAISDIEVESRPLPGRTELRLPGCSSPVSFGLLVSVAFPVDGEPGEDAEVVVGTTRPETLPGDVAVAVHPDDSRYTHLHGRQLRHPLTGQLLPLITDSAVQPHVGTGAVKVTPAHSPADAELAARHSLSPLSVIAEDGTMTSLCGDWLQGLHRFVAREKIMSALRERGLFRGIQNHPMVLPICSRSGDVVEYLLKSQWFVRCQEMGDRAAQAVESGALELSPSFHQKNWQHWFSHIGDWCVSRQLWWGHQIPAYLVVEGHTKGDKGDCWVVGRTEAEARKIAAELTGKPGAELTLQRDPDVLDTWFSSALFPFAALGWPQETPDLARFYPLSLLETGSDLLLFWVGRMVMLGTQLTGQLPFSKVLLHSMVRDRQGRKMSKSLGNVLDPRDIIHGVDLQVLQAKLRDGNLDSTELAIATAAQRKDFPHGIPECGTDALRFALCSHGALGGDLNLSVSEVLSSRHFCNKIWNALRFILNALGEKFVPQPAEEVSPLSPMDAWILSRLAHTAQECERGFLARELSLITHALHHFWLHNLCDVYLEAVKPVLLHSPHLPDPLQVLFSCADVGLRLLAPLMPFLAEELWQRLPPRPSGISAPSICVAPYPTAHSLEHWRQPELEQHFSRVQEAVQALRALRATYQLTKARPRVLLQSSEPGEQGLFEAFLEPLGTLGRCGVMGLLPPGVAAPSGWAQAPLSDTTQVYMELQGLVDPQTHLSLLAARRHKLQKQLDGLMSWTPSEGEAETKRQQRLSSLQLDLSKLDKAVSHLRQLMDACPGPGEL; from the exons ATGCCCTG GCACCGGATGTGTGGGGATCAGGTGCTGTGGGTTCCTGGCTCAGATCATGCAGGAATTGCTACACAA GCTGTGGTGGAGAAGCAGctgtggaaggagagaggagtaAGGAGACACGAGCTGAGCCGGGAAGAATTCCTTAGGGAGGTGTGGAAGTGGAAGGAGGA AAAAGGTGGAGAGATCAGTGAGCAGCTCCAAGCTCTGGGGGCCTCCCTGGACTGGGACCGAGAGTGCTTCACTATGGATGCT GGCTTCTCGGTGGCCGTGACTGAAGCTTTTGTGCGACTCTACGAGGCAGGCTTGTTGTACCGGGGCCAGCAGCTTGTCAACTGGTCCTGCGCTTTAAGATCAGCCATCTCGGATATTGAg GTGGAGAGCCGGCCACTTCCTGGCCGCACGGAGCTTCGACTGCCTGGCTGCTCCAGCCCTGTGTCTTTTGGCCTTCTCGTTTCTGTGGCCTTCCCTGTGGATGGAGAGCCTGGTGAGG ATGCAGAGGTTGTAGTGGGAACCACAAGGCCAGAGACATTGCCTGGAGATGTGGCTGTGGCTGTTCATCCTGACGACTCCCGATACACG CATTTGCATGGGCGACAGCTTCGTCACCCCTTGACTGGGCAGCTTCTCCCCCTCATCACAGACTCTGCTGTTCAGCCACATGTGGGCACAG GGGCAGTGAAGGTGACTCCGGCACATAGCCCTGCTGATGCTGAGCTGGCGGCCCGGCACAGCTTGAGCCCCCTGAGTGTCATTGCAGAGGATGGGACCATGACCTCCCTCTGCGGGGACTGGCTGCAG GGTCTTCACCGATTTGTGGCCCGAGAGAAGATTATGTCTGCGTTGAGGGAGCGGGGCCTGTTCCGAGGCATCCAGAACCACCCCATGGTGCTTCCTATTTGCAG ccGTTCTGGGGATGTGGTTGAATACCTACTGAAGAGCCAGTGGTTTGTCCGCTGCCAGGAGATGGGGGACCGAGCTGCGCAG GCTGTGGAGTCAGGGGCTCTGGAGCTCAGTCCATCCTTCCACCAGAAGAACTGGCAGCACTGGTTTTCCCACATCGG GGACTGGTGTGTCTCCCGGCAGCTGTGGTGGGGCCATCAGATTCCTGCCTACCTGGTGGTGGAGGGGCACACAAAG GGTGATAAGGGAGACTGTTGGGTGGTTGGGCGGACAGAGGCCGAGGCCAGAAAAATAGCTGCAGAACTGACAGGGAAACCAGGGGCAGAGCTGACCCTGCAGAGGG ATCCTGATGTCCTGGACACATGGTTCTCTTCagctcttttcccctttgctgcCCTGGGTTGGCCCCAAGAG acCCCAGACCTCGCTCGTTTCTACCCCCTGTCACTTTTGGAAACGGGCAGTGACCTTCTGTTGTTCTGGGTGGGCCGCATGGTCATGTTGGGGACCCAGCTCACAGGGCAGCTCCCCTTCAGCAAG GTGCTCCTTCATTCCATGGTTCGGGACAGGCAGGGCCGGAAGATGAGCAAGTCCCTGGGGAATGTGTTGGACCCACGAGACATCATCCATGGGGTGGACCTGCAG GTGCTGCAGGCAAAGCTGAGGGATGGGAACTTGGACTCCACAGAGCTGGCGATCGCGACTGCAGCACAA AGAAAGGACTTCCCTCATGGGATCCCTGAGTGTGGGACAGATGCCCTGCGATTTGCCCTGTGCTCCCATGGGGCCTTAG ggGGCGACTTGAACCTGTCTGTCTCTGAGGTCCTGAGTTCCCGGCATTTCTGCAACAAAATCTGGAATGCCCTGCGCTTTATCCTCAATGCCTTAGGGGAGAAATTCGTACCCCAGCCTGCAGAGGAG GTGTCCCCCTTGTCCCCCATGGATGCCTGGATCCTGAGCCGTCTTGCTCATACTGCCCAGGAGTGTGAGCGAGGCTTCCTTGCTCGAGAGCTCTCACTTATCACCCATGCCCTACACCACTTCTGGCTCCACAACCTCTGTGATGTCTACTTG GAGGCTGTAAAGCCAGTGCTGTTGCACTCGCCCCATCTCCCAGACCCCCTTCAGGTCCTGTTCTCCTGTGCTGATGTCGGTCTCCGCCTCCTCGCCCCACTCATGCCCTTTCTGGCTGAAGAGCTCTGGCAGAGGCTGCCCCCCAGGCCTAGCGGCATTTCTGCCCCTAGCATCTGTGTTGCTCCCTACCCCACTGCCCACAGCCTG GAGCACTGGCGCCAGCCGGAGCTGGAGCAGCACTTCTCCCGGGTCCAGGAGGCTGTGCAGGCACTGAGGGCTCTCCGAGCCACATACCAGCTCACCAAGGCCCGGCCCCGAG tGCTGCTGCAGAGCTCAGAGCCTGGAGAGCAGGGCCTCTTTGAGGCTTTCCTGGAGCCCCTGGGCACCCTGGGCCGCTGTGGGGTCATGGGCCTCTTACCCCCAGGTGTTGCGGCGCCTTCCGGCTGGGCCCAGGCCCCACTCAGTGACACCACTCAGGTGTACATGGAGCTGCAG GGCCTGGTGGACCCCCAGACCCATCTGTCTCTGCTAGCTGCCCGAAGACACAAGTTGCAGAAGCAGCTTGATGGCCTCATGTCCTGGACCCcatcagagggagaggcggaGACTAAGAGGCAGCAGAGG CTTTCTTCCCTCCAGCTGGACTTGTCGAAGCTGGACAAGGCGGTCTCTCACCTCCGGCAGCTGATGGATGCATGTCCTGGCCCTGGGGAGCTCTGA